The following is a genomic window from Danaus plexippus chromosome 28, MEX_DaPlex, whole genome shotgun sequence.
CATTAAAACACGTGGTGATTCAGTTGAAGAACTTTTTAATcatcaataaaaatgataaaaaacacgataaaatagattttatttagaatttatactCGCAGAAAAGATTTAgaaaccaaaataatataaagtgaatCGTCGAAGGTGTGAATGTTCAGGAGTCGCATCCAAAGTCGCAGATCTCTGAGTTGATGTATTTCCTGGCGAGCTGGTTGGCTCTGTAGGAGAAAGTCTCTCGTTCGTAGATGTTCATGAGCGTCAGGTCGGTGGACAGGAACTTGGCTGTTTTAACATCTGGAAAATATGTTGAGTAGCCGGTTCAATTACTTGTATGTGAACACAGAATGATCTTCTTCACGTCATAAAACAGTTTGGAGTATGCTCAAATGTTTAATACTATACGAGAGCGTACCGGTCGGGTTGATGTCAAAGATTGGTagagctgtgacgtcagcgaaGGTGAAGGACGAGCAGAGGTCGATGGAGTTGGCGTGAGGCAAGTTGATGGTCAGACGAATTAGAGCtggtgatataaaaatataatgatggtAACACACGTTTCgcttacaaatttatatcaaaataataagttacttCCACACGTATACAAaagtatatatcggcgcaaccAGCTTCAATGaaggatgcaacatgaaaataactgtcatcaattattataacaacttattggtcgtcgttactattgttaaaagtaaaacgaaatcaaagagaatagaactatgtttgaattctggtataaatatgacgtctggacgcacgacaggggactgcagagttcagcgagtgcggatcataaagaatgtgattatgaagaaccttcgagaaatacaagaacatttagaagaattgaagtttcattttgaaatatctggaacgtactgaaacaagtgacattagtgacgtcagcgaggctggcgtcctgtctttaaaacaaagaatttgtaataaaatccgatatatattttcacgtGCCGTAGCTGCGAACACAAGAGTCTGTAATACTGATAAACGTACGGTAAGTTCCGTGGAACTTGAAGCTGTACTGCGTGTTCTCGGCCTTGCTGGCGTGCTGAATGAGCGTCCTCGTGGACTCCAGCCGGAGGAAAGGACAGTCCAGAGACAGTACCGCAGTGTCAGACGCCATGTTGTAACTGGGAGGTCGATTTATTGCTTGAGATTATTATCAACAAGTTAGGTtccttatgaatatttaaaaatttgtcgAGTTAAATACAAGAAATGATTTGACCATACGTTAGTGGTTTGTACGTGAAGTGTAAGTAATGGTATAAGAAGTATCTGTAAGTTCATACAAGAACTCGCTGACGGCACACTTGTTGTGGTTTCTTATGACGAGGTCGTGGTCGATGTACGTAGCGTTGAAGTAAGGCGTGTAGAACTTGAAGATGGGTATCTTGTACTCGGAGGGCACTGAGTCGAAGCGCGGCTTACAGGCGGAGTTGGCCGCAAGGTTTTCGCGGAGGCACTCCTTGTTCTTCACGTGACAGGGACGAACTATCTTCGGCGGCACTGGTACATCATTATTAGAGTTAGATTGAAAGACATTGTACGTATGAAACAATCCTTAAAAAAAGAGAGTCTTAGAAgttgtaagtaatattaaagtaagagACGGTTGTTTAGTTTCGTGGCTCACTCGACAGAATCACAAAACACAGAAATCTGGTACCTGTAGGTACGTCTGTCAAGATTCAATTTTGTAAAAGGTAAATGActgtaatagttttataaatacttcgACCTGTTATTCTATTTGGCGAGCTTCTCAATTACCTAGAATCACCAAACTTAACTAAACAACTTGTCACCTAGCACAAGTAAAGAAGGTAGTTagcaaaataagttattttaattttaactaatacATATGTGCATTTCGTGGACGGACTACTGTGTAGTCATGATTTGAAGTAAATAActtgttttttctatttaaaagacAATTCTAGTTATGTATAATGTAGGTCTACATTAGAGCCAGCCATACTTACCGGCGAGACATGCCGTCACTAAACACACGGTCAGCAACAGTCG
Proteins encoded in this region:
- the LOC116776386 gene encoding fibrohexamerin-like codes for the protein MKRLLLTVCLVTACLAVPPKIVRPCHVKNKECLRENLAANSACKPRFDSVPSEYKIPIFKFYTPYFNATYIDHDLVIRNHNKCAVSEFFYNMASDTAVLSLDCPFLRLESTRTLIQHASKAENTQYSFKFHGTYPLIRLTINLPHANSIDLCSSFTFADVTALPIFDINPTDVKTAKFLSTDLTLMNIYERETFSYRANQLARKYINSEICDFGCDS